A segment of the Mangrovimonas sp. YM274 genome:
TACAGCCTCACTGTTTGGTGAGTCCATAGAAAAGACATGGTAATCCTGCATATCGAAGTGGCTACCCAAATCGTCAAAGGCTTCACCCGCATCGATATCGTGGGAAGGGTAGATGTATAATTTTCCATTGAATACGTGAGCCGAGGGATCGGCTGTGTAAATGTGTTTTATGAGGTGTCTAGCTATTTTATTCATGGGAAGTGTTGTTTTGATTGTTGGCCTCTTCTATTAGTTGGTTGACAATAGGTTTGGCCTTGTTGTTTCTGTCAAACAGTAAAGGGTAATCGGTTCTTCCTGGAATTGGGAAATCATTTTTCCAGGAGTTTCCATCGTTAACGCCCCAAGTAGTAACTCTTGTAATACTCTTGCTGTGTTTTTTCCAAATATTGAATACTTTTTGAAAACGTTCATGCTGAGCCATGGCCATAGAATCTGTCAATCCTGCTTTAAAAGGATCCATTTTTTCCATATAGGCAGCTCGTTCGGAAATGTCTGCAGTCATTTGTTTGTTGGGCCATTTTAACACAGAAAGATCAAATTCGGTTATCATTACAGTGCCCAGTTTCGAAAACGCTTCAATACTTTCTTCGTATACTTTTAGGTCTGGATTGTCCATGGACACATGACTTTGCATTCCGATGCCTGTTACTTTAATACCTTTCTCCTGAATGGATTTTACAAGGTTGATAGCGCCTTGACGTTTTTCTGGATTTGAAAGGTTATAGTCGTTATAGTATAGTTCTGCATTCGGATCTACTTTTTGAGCAATGTCAAACATAATCTCCACCCAATCCGGACCAATGATGTTATAAAACTTACTCTCTCTCATAGAGCCATCTTCATTTAAGGCCTCGTTAACTACATCCCAACCTTTTACTTTGTCTTTGTAGCGGGTCATAACCGTGGTAATATGGTTGGTCATACGTGCAATCAATTCTTCTCTATTAATGTCCTTGCCCTTGTCATCTACAAATAGCCAAGAGGGTGTTTGTGAATGCCATGCCAAGGTATGCCCTGTTATGAACATGTTATTCCTAATGCCGTAATTAACAAAGGCGTCTGCATCTTTCCAATAATAGCGATCTTTTTCGGGGTGTATTAATCCCGATTTCATACAGTTTTCGGCAACAATGGCATTAAAATGAGTTTTTATAACGCTGTCTGTAACCGCATCCCGCTTATGGATTTGATTCACATTAAGGGCTGTCCCAATATAGAAATCATCTTTTAAGGCTTCTTTAAGAGCAGTTGTTTTTGGACTGGTTTCCTCTGTGCTTGCCTGAGGTTCTTTGGATTTACAAGCCACAATCAATAGAGAAAAAACAAGATATTTAAGTTTCATATAAAAAAGTTTCAATAGTTAAAATCGTCGTGCTTTTAGGTCGTTTTCAATTTGGGTTTCCATTTGTTTGTTAATGACATAGAAAAACAAGATAGCGGCTCCAATTAGAAAGGGAATGGCAGGATAAATACTTATCAACATTTTGGCGCCTTGCGCCACACTATCTGGTTGTACAATGGCTTGTCCTTCACTAACCATGTCCTTGGTAACGTATCCATAGCGGCCCAAAATCCAGGTGACTAAAGCACCACCTATACTCAATCCTGCTTTAAGGCCAACCATCATGGCCGAAAAGATGATCGCTGTAGCACGTCTATTAGTACGCCATTCTGAATAATCGGCAACATCGGCAATCATGGCCCAAAGAATAGGGATTGTGATACCATAGAAAAAACCGTGAAGGATTTGTGACCAAAACATCAAGCCAACACTTTTTGATTGAAAAAAGTAAAAGGCAATAATAAACAGGGTGGATATAAATAGGGCAATGCCAAAAACATCCCGTTTGCCATATTTGTCGGCCAATTTTTTGGAAATAGTAATTCCTATTATCATAAAAATAATGCCCCCTGCATTAAATAACCCAAACCCCGCCGAGACAGGATCTGAGCCAAAAAAGTTTATGCCCATATTGGACATGCTATCCAGAATAGGACTGATGTATTCGGTCAATGCTGTTTGGTCAACATAATTGTTGAAATAATATACATAGGACCCACCTTTCATGGCAAGGGTGATAAAAATCAAAATGGTTAATGTGAGCATGATTACCCAAGGACGATTTTTAAACAGATCGGATAAATCTTCTTTTAAGCTTGATTGCTGTTCTGGTTTAGGAACTATACGCTCTTTGGTAGAGGCAAAGGTAATAAGTAGCATAATGGTACCAATAATGGCCAACCAAGTCATGACAGTTTCTATCCCAGCTGCTTTGTCACCATCACCGGCGTACATAATGATGGGTAACATGAGCACTTGAACAAAAAACTGAGCAAACATTACAGCTACAAAGCGGTAGGCGGACATACTGTTACGTTCCTTCATATCTCCAGTTATCACCCCACTCAATGCGGAATAGGGAAGGTTGTTGGCTGCGTACAGCAAAAGGAGTAGGGTATAGGTTACCACAGCCCAAATAACTTTGCCTTTATAGGAGAAGTCCGGAGTAGTAAAAGCCAAAAGCGCTATCACGCCCAAAGGGACTGCGGTATACAGGATCCAGGGTCTAAATTTTCCCCAACGCGATTGGGTTCTATCAGCAAGGACTCCAATGATTGGGTTAAAAATAAATGCAGCCACAAGCCCAACCGAGAGCATAATGGCCGAAGCATGATTGTTTTCCAAACCATAAATGTCGGTATAGAAAAATGCTAAATAGGTAATTAAGGTTTGAAATACTAGGTTAGCTGCCAAATCTCCCAAGGCGTAGCCTACCTTTTCCACTACGGAGAGTTGTTGTGAATCTGAAGTCATCTACAAGTAGTTTAATGTATGGGTTAGAAGTTAGTTTTTTAGGATTATTACTTCAGCACATCTCTCCCCAGACTGTAAATAATTCAGTCGTTTTGCCTTTTCAGTTTTCGGCTTGCAGAAATAATCTCTTTGCAATCTACGAAAAATATAGGCTAATTTTAAGGAAAAACGCAATCGATTGTGAAAAAAATACGGATAATGAAATTTGTGAGTGAAATTGCGGGTTTTGAAAGGATTTTTTAATTCAAACAGGAACAAAAAAAAGATGCCCAAATGGACATCTTTATATTGTTAGGTTCAGAGAAGTTCAGATTCTCTATTTCTACTTGATTAAGTTATTCAATTATACCTCCACAGCTCACACGAGTTCCGGCTGCCCCAGATGGTTGGGACGTGAAATCGTCTGTTCCTTCATGAACAATAACTGCCTTTCCTAAAATGTCTTTTGCAGGGTCTCCACAACCAATACACCATTCATCCGTACTAAAGTTAATGGCTCCATTTCCTTTGGCGTCGGCAGTAAAGTTGCCAATATCACCTTTGTGGTACCCCTCTGGGCTTCCCCATTTTCCGTGAGGTTGTGCCGTTGGGTTCCAGTGGCCTCCAGAAGATTTACCGTCATCAGAAGAGCAATCTGCTTTTTCATGTAAGTGGATTGCATGGTCGCCTTCGCTTAAACCTTCAAACACAGCCGTCATGGATACAATGCCCTTAGATTCTTTAAACAGAACACTTCCTGAAACATTACTGTTGCTTTTGGGATCCAATGTTATCTTAATCTTTTTTGTTTCTACAGGAGTGCTCTCCACTGTTTTAGCAGGAGTAGCCACAGTTTCTGTAGTTTCCTGTTCAGTGCTCTCGCTTGTTTTTTTATTGTCGTTTTTACATCCCCATAGAAGGCCCAAAGCCACCATAGGAACTATTAAATAAGATTTTTTCATCATTAATTTGGTTTGAATTTTATCGAAAGTTACATATTAAAAGAGGAAAACTAAAATTTATTTTGAAGCTGTTAGAGCATTTATTTGATTTATAGCTGTTAAGATTTTCGATGTTAATTTCATGTTGATTGTACGTAAAAGCTGAATAAAAATCGTAATTTTATGCTTGGAAAAAACATAACCTAAACTACTTATTACAATGAAAAAAATTATTGTACCCGTTGATTTCTCTGAATATTCTGAATATGCATTGGAAGTAGCGGCAGCCATAGCCAAAGAGCACAATAGCGAATTAATGGTTATGCACATGCTTGAAATCTCTGATGCAGTGCTTAACACAGGCGATTTAGAGCAGGGAGAAAAAGCTGTATTTTTATTAAAAATTGCAGAGCAAAAATTTGAAACCTTTTTAGATAAGCCTTATTTGGAGGGATTAACAGTAACTCCAGTGGTAAAACATTTTAAGGTATTTAGCGAATTGGCAGAAGTAGCAGCCAACCACAGTGTAGATTTAATTGTGATGGGCTCTCAGGGAGCAAGTGGCTTCTCTGAAATCTTTGTAGGATCCAATACCGAAAAAGTGGTACGACATTCCGAAGTGCCAGTATTGGTGGTTAAGGAAAAATTGACCAGCGTAGAGTTTAATAACGTGGTATTCGCCAATGATTTCTCGGGAAAATCTATCAAGGCTTACAAGAAAGCAATGAAGCTTTTTAAGGGGATGAATGTAACACCTCATGTGCTATATGTGAACTTGCCTTCAGACCACTTTAGAAACTCTGATGAGATCGAAGAAAAAATTACGACATTTTTAGAAAAGGCCGATGGCAATTTAGACCAAAAGGAGAATGTATCGGTAGTAAACGATTATACC
Coding sequences within it:
- a CDS encoding universal stress protein, with translation MKKIIVPVDFSEYSEYALEVAAAIAKEHNSELMVMHMLEISDAVLNTGDLEQGEKAVFLLKIAEQKFETFLDKPYLEGLTVTPVVKHFKVFSELAEVAANHSVDLIVMGSQGASGFSEIFVGSNTEKVVRHSEVPVLVVKEKLTSVEFNNVVFANDFSGKSIKAYKKAMKLFKGMNVTPHVLYVNLPSDHFRNSDEIEEKITTFLEKADGNLDQKENVSVVNDYTVEGGVFNYANKIDADLIAVATHGRTGFLHFFEGSISEDIANHASLPVLTFKM
- a CDS encoding endo-1,4-beta-xylanase, producing MKLKYLVFSLLIVACKSKEPQASTEETSPKTTALKEALKDDFYIGTALNVNQIHKRDAVTDSVIKTHFNAIVAENCMKSGLIHPEKDRYYWKDADAFVNYGIRNNMFITGHTLAWHSQTPSWLFVDDKGKDINREELIARMTNHITTVMTRYKDKVKGWDVVNEALNEDGSMRESKFYNIIGPDWVEIMFDIAQKVDPNAELYYNDYNLSNPEKRQGAINLVKSIQEKGIKVTGIGMQSHVSMDNPDLKVYEESIEAFSKLGTVMITEFDLSVLKWPNKQMTADISERAAYMEKMDPFKAGLTDSMAMAQHERFQKVFNIWKKHSKSITRVTTWGVNDGNSWKNDFPIPGRTDYPLLFDRNNKAKPIVNQLIEEANNQNNTSHE
- a CDS encoding superoxide dismutase family protein; the protein is MKKSYLIVPMVALGLLWGCKNDNKKTSESTEQETTETVATPAKTVESTPVETKKIKITLDPKSNSNVSGSVLFKESKGIVSMTAVFEGLSEGDHAIHLHEKADCSSDDGKSSGGHWNPTAQPHGKWGSPEGYHKGDIGNFTADAKGNGAINFSTDEWCIGCGDPAKDILGKAVIVHEGTDDFTSQPSGAAGTRVSCGGIIE
- a CDS encoding MFS transporter; the protein is MTSDSQQLSVVEKVGYALGDLAANLVFQTLITYLAFFYTDIYGLENNHASAIMLSVGLVAAFIFNPIIGVLADRTQSRWGKFRPWILYTAVPLGVIALLAFTTPDFSYKGKVIWAVVTYTLLLLLYAANNLPYSALSGVITGDMKERNSMSAYRFVAVMFAQFFVQVLMLPIIMYAGDGDKAAGIETVMTWLAIIGTIMLLITFASTKERIVPKPEQQSSLKEDLSDLFKNRPWVIMLTLTILIFITLAMKGGSYVYYFNNYVDQTALTEYISPILDSMSNMGINFFGSDPVSAGFGLFNAGGIIFMIIGITISKKLADKYGKRDVFGIALFISTLFIIAFYFFQSKSVGLMFWSQILHGFFYGITIPILWAMIADVADYSEWRTNRRATAIIFSAMMVGLKAGLSIGGALVTWILGRYGYVTKDMVSEGQAIVQPDSVAQGAKMLISIYPAIPFLIGAAILFFYVINKQMETQIENDLKARRF